In Devosia chinhatensis, the following are encoded in one genomic region:
- a CDS encoding peptidylprolyl isomerase — translation MIKLTRRTFAALALGATLFSAPAFAQEGSPHLILTLEDGVVDIELLPAIAPLHVERIVTLTNEGLYNGVVFHRVIDGFMAQTGDVQNGNADADGYNLAMAGTGGSELPDVQAEFNSESFVRGAVGAARSADPNSFNSQFFIVTADSTFLDNQYTVFGKVVSGMDAVDALEKGPQSQNGAVANPDKIVSATIEYK, via the coding sequence ATGATCAAGCTGACCCGCCGCACCTTTGCCGCCCTCGCCCTTGGCGCGACTCTGTTTTCCGCTCCTGCCTTCGCCCAGGAGGGCAGCCCCCACCTGATCCTGACGCTGGAAGATGGCGTGGTCGACATCGAATTGCTTCCAGCCATCGCGCCGCTGCATGTCGAGCGCATCGTGACGCTGACCAATGAGGGGCTCTATAACGGCGTGGTGTTCCACCGCGTCATCGATGGCTTCATGGCCCAGACCGGCGACGTGCAGAACGGCAATGCCGATGCCGACGGCTATAACCTGGCCATGGCCGGTACCGGCGGGTCCGAGCTGCCCGACGTGCAGGCCGAATTCAATTCGGAAAGCTTCGTGCGCGGCGCGGTGGGCGCAGCGCGCTCGGCCGATCCCAATTCCTTCAATTCGCAGTTCTTCATCGTGACGGCCGATTCCACCTTCCTCGACAACCAGTACACCGTCTTCGGCAAGGTTGTTTCGGGCATGGACGCGGTCGATGCGCTGGAAAAGGGTCCGCAGAGCCAGAACGGCGCCGTTGCCAATCCCGACAAGATCGTCAGCGCGACAATCGAATACAAGTAA
- a CDS encoding DUF805 domain-containing protein, whose amino-acid sequence MLRYFECSGRSTRRQYWIFLLVTTLLSLLALCGDYVLYDIEPHPHYPGPLTAFIGITHLIPSITVTVRRLHDTGRTGWFYCVQLAPVLGTLVLIYLMLDAPESGTNSYGPDPREGKPEANVGSSIPRQVRMGGAVPARPSQIAPGGGVQRFI is encoded by the coding sequence ATGTTACGCTACTTCGAATGTTCGGGCCGCTCGACACGGCGCCAGTACTGGATTTTCCTTCTGGTCACCACCCTGTTGTCGCTTCTGGCGCTCTGCGGTGACTATGTCCTTTACGACATCGAGCCGCACCCCCATTACCCTGGGCCGCTGACGGCTTTCATAGGCATCACGCATTTGATCCCGTCGATCACCGTGACGGTAAGGCGCCTGCACGATACCGGTCGAACCGGCTGGTTTTATTGCGTGCAACTCGCGCCGGTCCTGGGCACCCTGGTGCTCATTTACCTGATGCTGGACGCACCCGAGAGCGGCACCAATTCCTATGGACCCGATCCTCGGGAGGGGAAGCCAGAGGCCAATGTCGGCAGCAGCATTCCACGCCAGGTGCGCATGGGCGGTGCCGTTCCGGCACGGCCCAGTCAAATCGCGCCGGGCGGCGGCGTCCAGCGCTTCATCTGA
- the tgt gene encoding tRNA guanosine(34) transglycosylase Tgt yields MKQVSFTIAATDGMARRGRIDTPRGEINTPAFMPVGTAGTVKAMYPEQVRETGADILLGNTYHLMLRPGAERVASLGGLHDFMDWQRPILTDSGGFQVMSLAKLRKLTEKGVTFKSHIDGSSHELTPERSIEIQTLLDSDIIMQLDECIALPAERKEMERAMELSIRWADRSKTAFNNQLNRALFGIVQGGDDAELRARSAAGLKSIGFDGYAVGGLAVGEPQEVMFRVLSEITPELPQDKPRYLMGVGKPDDILGGIERGIDMFDCVHPTRAGRHGHAYTRFGVINLKNARHKDDHRPLDEASPNPNCRRWSRAYLHHLVRTEEILGAMVLSQINLAYYQELTAGTRAAIEAGRMSDFAAETRAAWAAGDLPVL; encoded by the coding sequence ATGAAACAGGTCAGCTTTACGATTGCCGCTACAGACGGCATGGCCCGCCGCGGCCGCATCGACACGCCGCGCGGCGAGATCAACACACCCGCCTTCATGCCCGTGGGTACGGCCGGCACGGTGAAGGCCATGTATCCCGAGCAGGTGCGGGAGACGGGTGCCGATATCCTGCTCGGCAATACCTATCACCTGATGCTGCGACCGGGCGCCGAGCGTGTCGCCTCGCTGGGTGGCTTGCACGATTTCATGGACTGGCAGCGGCCGATCCTGACCGATAGCGGCGGTTTCCAGGTCATGTCCCTGGCCAAGCTGCGCAAGCTGACCGAGAAGGGCGTGACCTTCAAGTCCCATATCGATGGATCCAGCCACGAGCTGACCCCGGAGCGTTCCATCGAAATCCAGACGCTGCTCGACAGCGACATCATCATGCAGCTCGACGAGTGCATCGCCTTGCCGGCCGAGCGCAAGGAGATGGAGCGGGCCATGGAATTGTCGATCCGCTGGGCCGACCGCTCCAAGACCGCGTTCAACAACCAGCTGAACCGGGCACTGTTCGGCATCGTGCAGGGCGGTGACGACGCTGAATTGCGTGCCCGCTCGGCAGCGGGGCTCAAGTCCATCGGCTTTGACGGCTATGCCGTGGGCGGGCTGGCCGTGGGCGAGCCGCAGGAGGTGATGTTCCGCGTGCTGTCCGAAATCACCCCGGAACTGCCGCAGGACAAACCGCGCTACCTGATGGGCGTGGGCAAGCCGGACGATATCCTGGGCGGCATCGAACGCGGGATCGACATGTTCGATTGCGTGCACCCGACGCGCGCCGGCCGGCATGGACATGCCTATACGCGCTTTGGCGTCATCAACCTGAAGAATGCCCGGCATAAGGATGATCACCGTCCGCTGGACGAGGCCTCGCCGAACCCCAATTGCCGGCGCTGGAGCCGGGCCTATCTACACCATCTGGTCCGGACCGAGGAGATTTTGGGAGCCATGGTGCTTTCCCAGATCAACCTCGCCTATTATCAGGAACTGACCGCCGGTACGCGCGCTGCCATCGAGGCCGGGCGGATGAGTGATTTCGCGGCCGAGACGCGGGCGGCATGGGCCGCCGGCGACCTGCCGGTTCTGTGA
- a CDS encoding peptidylprolyl isomerase yields MAYADPENTLVIETTKGKVVIAMKPDVAPGHVDHIKKLAREGAYDGVVFHRVIDGFMAQTGDVKFGNSNLPEFNPSRAGTGGSKYPNIKQEFNETPHKRGTASMARAQDPNSANSQFFICFQDAPFLNRQYTVWGEVIEGMENVDQIKRGEPVINPDKMVSVKVAADIAE; encoded by the coding sequence ATGGCTTACGCCGATCCGGAAAACACGCTCGTCATCGAAACCACCAAGGGCAAGGTTGTCATCGCCATGAAGCCCGACGTGGCGCCTGGCCATGTCGACCACATCAAGAAGCTGGCCCGCGAAGGCGCCTATGACGGCGTGGTGTTCCACCGCGTGATCGACGGCTTCATGGCCCAGACGGGCGATGTGAAGTTCGGCAATTCCAACCTGCCCGAATTCAACCCCTCGCGCGCCGGCACGGGTGGCTCGAAGTATCCGAACATCAAGCAGGAATTCAACGAGACCCCGCACAAGCGCGGCACCGCCTCGATGGCCCGCGCACAGGATCCGAACAGCGCCAATTCGCAGTTCTTCATCTGCTTCCAGGATGCGCCTTTCCTCAACCGCCAGTACACGGTTTGGGGCGAAGTGATCGAAGGCATGGAAAATGTCGACCAGATCAAGCGCGGCGAGCCGGTGATCAACCCGGACAAGATGGTGTCGGTCAAGGTTGCCGCAGACATTGCCGAATAA
- the glmU gene encoding bifunctional UDP-N-acetylglucosamine diphosphorylase/glucosamine-1-phosphate N-acetyltransferase GlmU, protein MTELLSIILAAGEGTRMQSAIPKVLHPVGGLPIISHVARAAREAGSSRIAMVTGPRHAAIRDTISALDGDIVHFEQSVARGTGHAASMARDLFETADGYVVVVYGDHPLLRGHNFRAVLDRLDAGLDAAILGFEPVDPTGYGRFITDGEQLLAIREHKDASEDERKIGLCNACLLAFRADVFRDLIDKIDTNNAQGEYYLTDLVNLANQAGKKVGYGIAAEDDVMGVNDRRQLARAEKLFQQVRRDDAMRAGVTLRDPDSVWFSWDTEIGRDVTIHPNVVFGPGVKISDNAEIRAFCDIEDAVIGQGATIGPFARIRGGADIGPDVHLGNFVEVKKSTIGAGTKAGHLSYLGDAEIGTKTNIGAGTITCNYDGVNKDKTIIGDNVFIGSNASLVAPVTIGDGAYTASGSVITEDVPADALALGRARQENKPGYAPRLKERALAKKAAKGK, encoded by the coding sequence ATGACTGAACTGCTTTCCATCATTCTCGCGGCCGGCGAGGGGACGCGAATGCAGTCTGCCATTCCCAAGGTTCTGCATCCCGTGGGTGGGCTGCCGATCATTTCCCATGTCGCCCGTGCGGCGCGGGAAGCCGGGTCGAGCCGCATTGCCATGGTGACCGGGCCGCGCCATGCGGCAATCCGTGACACGATCAGCGCGCTGGACGGCGATATCGTCCATTTCGAGCAGAGTGTGGCGCGGGGCACGGGACACGCCGCATCCATGGCGCGCGACTTGTTCGAGACGGCAGATGGCTATGTGGTGGTTGTGTATGGCGACCATCCGCTGCTGCGGGGCCACAATTTCCGCGCGGTGCTCGACCGGCTCGACGCGGGGCTGGATGCCGCGATCCTGGGCTTCGAGCCGGTGGACCCCACCGGATACGGGCGCTTCATCACCGATGGGGAACAGTTGCTGGCCATTCGCGAGCACAAGGATGCGAGCGAGGACGAGCGCAAGATCGGGCTTTGCAATGCGTGCCTGCTGGCGTTCCGCGCCGATGTGTTCCGCGATCTGATCGACAAGATCGATACCAACAATGCCCAGGGCGAATATTACCTGACCGACCTGGTCAACCTGGCCAACCAGGCGGGCAAGAAGGTGGGCTACGGCATCGCCGCCGAGGACGACGTGATGGGAGTCAACGACCGCCGGCAATTGGCGCGGGCGGAGAAGCTGTTCCAGCAGGTGCGCCGCGACGATGCCATGCGGGCCGGCGTGACCCTGCGCGATCCGGACAGCGTGTGGTTTTCCTGGGATACCGAGATCGGGCGGGACGTAACCATTCACCCCAATGTGGTGTTCGGTCCCGGGGTTAAAATTTCGGACAATGCAGAAATCCGCGCTTTCTGCGATATCGAGGATGCGGTGATCGGGCAGGGTGCCACTATCGGCCCGTTTGCCCGCATCCGCGGCGGCGCCGATATCGGGCCGGACGTGCACCTGGGCAATTTCGTCGAGGTGAAGAAATCAACGATCGGGGCCGGCACCAAGGCCGGTCACCTGAGCTATCTCGGCGACGCGGAAATCGGCACCAAGACCAATATCGGCGCAGGCACGATCACCTGCAATTATGACGGCGTGAACAAGGACAAGACGATCATCGGCGATAATGTCTTCATCGGTTCCAACGCCTCGCTGGTGGCGCCGGTGACCATCGGTGACGGCGCCTATACGGCTTCGGGCAGCGTTATCACGGAGGACGTGCCTGCCGACGCGCTGGCCCTGGGTCGAGCGCGGCAGGAAAACAAGCCGGGCTATGCGCCCCGTCTCAAGGAACGAGCATTGGCCAAGAAGGCCGCCAAAGGAAAATAA
- a CDS encoding tautomerase family protein: protein MPSTRIETRRGWLGARKRDFLEAVQGALVAGIRIPEADRCVRMAEYDEEAFILPGHVGSNYTVIEISLFTGRSLDAKRRLYAALVAAVEPFGLAAHDLKVILHEVPRENWGLRGKPGSEIELGFTVEV, encoded by the coding sequence ATGCCTTCCACAAGAATCGAAACGCGGCGCGGCTGGCTTGGGGCGCGGAAACGGGATTTTCTCGAGGCGGTGCAGGGCGCTCTGGTCGCCGGCATCCGCATTCCGGAGGCGGATCGCTGCGTGCGCATGGCGGAATATGACGAGGAAGCCTTCATCTTGCCCGGCCATGTGGGTTCGAATTACACGGTGATCGAGATCAGCCTTTTTACCGGGCGCAGCCTCGATGCCAAGCGGCGGCTTTATGCGGCGCTGGTGGCGGCTGTGGAGCCCTTTGGCCTTGCGGCCCACGATCTCAAGGTCATCCTGCATGAAGTGCCGCGGGAAAACTGGGGGCTGCGGGGCAAGCCGGGCAGCGAGATCGAACTCGGTTTCACGGTCGAGGTCTGA
- a CDS encoding DMT family transporter: protein MDALLWALMGVVAGACIAAQAPINANLGRALDVPVAAAAVSFLSGGIVLWMLAFLFSHLTATPINFAAAAPWTLVAGGLLGAFYVFSNITLTPMIGAAAVMALSVTGQLVGGLFLDKVGFMGMAVREISMGRIAGAALLVIGAVMIRVL, encoded by the coding sequence ATGGATGCACTACTCTGGGCGCTGATGGGCGTCGTCGCCGGCGCCTGCATTGCCGCACAGGCCCCGATCAACGCCAATCTCGGCCGGGCGCTGGACGTGCCGGTGGCCGCCGCTGCAGTCTCGTTCCTGTCCGGCGGCATCGTGCTATGGATGCTGGCATTCCTCTTCAGCCACCTGACCGCGACCCCGATCAATTTCGCCGCCGCGGCGCCTTGGACGCTGGTGGCCGGCGGTCTCCTGGGCGCGTTCTATGTCTTTTCCAACATCACGCTGACCCCGATGATCGGTGCTGCCGCCGTAATGGCCCTGTCGGTGACGGGACAATTGGTGGGCGGCCTGTTTCTCGATAAGGTCGGCTTCATGGGCATGGCGGTGCGCGAGATTTCCATGGGACGCATTGCCGGGGCCGCGTTGCTTGTCATCGGCGCGGTGATGATCCGCGTGCTTTAG
- the coaD gene encoding pantetheine-phosphate adenylyltransferase, which yields MNGLVGFYPGSFDPLTNGHLDVIERACKLVDTLVVAVGISATKKNPLFTHEDRIAILEQVLPPIGARTNTSFKIVDFSGLMVNAAREHGAKLIIRGLRDTTDYNYEMQMVGMNAQMAPDLQTVFLPSSPPVRHISATLVRQIAEMGGDISAFVPPIVLKALKSK from the coding sequence ATGAATGGTCTGGTCGGGTTCTATCCCGGTTCGTTCGATCCGTTGACCAACGGGCATCTCGACGTGATCGAGCGGGCCTGCAAGCTGGTCGACACGCTGGTTGTGGCCGTGGGCATCAGCGCCACCAAGAAAAACCCGCTCTTCACCCACGAGGATCGCATTGCCATTCTCGAGCAGGTGCTGCCCCCGATCGGCGCGCGGACCAATACCAGTTTCAAGATCGTCGATTTCTCGGGGCTGATGGTCAATGCCGCCCGCGAGCATGGCGCCAAGCTGATCATTCGCGGTCTGCGCGACACCACCGACTACAATTACGAGATGCAGATGGTCGGCATGAATGCGCAGATGGCGCCCGATCTTCAGACCGTATTCCTGCCTTCCAGCCCGCCGGTGCGGCATATCTCGGCCACATTGGTGCGCCAGATCGCTGAAATGGGCGGGGACATCTCCGCCTTTGTCCCGCCAATCGTTCTCAAGGCTCTCAAGTCCAAATGA
- a CDS encoding exopolysaccharide biosynthesis protein translates to MSGDYRPITRQINRIVSGLRRVAASEAPKLTFHRLVETMGPHSHRLLILMLTLLNMIPGPPGFGGTLAWTTLAVALFMVLGKPIRLPDLIGKRKLPLGALIKASETVAKVTALIARFSKPRLRWLTGAGATLPFGIFTMAVSVFMTVPIPFINAIPNVGLCVVAFSMLNRDGLGVIIGLVISAIGLVVAGLLLAGAFHLGMAAVDAVV, encoded by the coding sequence GTGAGCGGTGACTATCGGCCGATAACACGGCAGATCAACCGCATCGTCTCGGGGCTGCGGCGGGTGGCGGCGAGCGAGGCGCCCAAGCTGACCTTTCATCGATTGGTCGAGACGATGGGGCCGCATTCCCATCGTTTGCTGATCCTGATGCTGACGCTGTTGAACATGATCCCGGGCCCGCCGGGATTTGGAGGCACGCTCGCGTGGACGACCCTGGCGGTGGCCCTGTTCATGGTGCTGGGCAAGCCAATCCGTCTGCCCGACCTGATCGGCAAGCGAAAGTTACCGCTTGGCGCGCTGATCAAGGCCAGCGAGACCGTAGCGAAGGTGACGGCGTTGATCGCACGGTTTTCGAAGCCGCGCCTGCGCTGGCTGACCGGGGCAGGGGCAACGCTTCCCTTTGGCATTTTCACCATGGCCGTCAGCGTTTTCATGACGGTGCCAATCCCGTTCATCAACGCCATTCCCAATGTGGGACTTTGCGTGGTTGCGTTCTCGATGCTCAACCGCGACGGGCTGGGCGTCATCATCGGTCTGGTCATCTCGGCCATTGGGCTCGTGGTCGCCGGCCTGTTGCTGGCTGGCGCCTTTCACCTGGGGATGGCGGCGGTCGACGCCGTGGTCTAG
- the map gene encoding type I methionyl aminopeptidase, with amino-acid sequence MTITTEEQLEKLKAIGRICAVARDAMAAAMRPGMTTLELDELGAKILAENGALSAPIVTYDFPGHTCISVNEEIAHGIPGERVLAEGDLVNIDVSAVKDGVFADCGASFVLGRGDPRLDALCRDGKKAMWAGIRATRSGAPIADIGTAIGKVAKKGGYTLIRNLASHGVGDSLHDEPGEIPTWPDRSERRRISDGLVFTIEPFLSMGGQMAEQMYEDDEWTLTAEPLAPCVQYEHTIVATPRGPVVVTLAA; translated from the coding sequence GTGACCATTACCACCGAGGAGCAGCTCGAAAAGCTCAAGGCCATCGGCCGGATCTGTGCCGTGGCGCGCGATGCCATGGCGGCGGCCATGCGGCCCGGCATGACGACGCTGGAGCTCGATGAGCTCGGCGCGAAGATCCTGGCAGAAAACGGGGCATTGTCTGCCCCGATCGTGACCTATGACTTTCCCGGCCATACCTGCATCTCGGTCAACGAGGAGATCGCGCACGGCATTCCCGGCGAAAGGGTGCTGGCCGAGGGCGATCTGGTCAATATTGATGTCTCGGCAGTCAAGGACGGCGTGTTCGCCGATTGTGGCGCCTCGTTCGTGCTCGGCAGGGGTGACCCGCGCCTCGATGCGCTGTGTCGCGATGGCAAGAAGGCCATGTGGGCCGGCATCCGCGCGACGCGATCGGGCGCGCCGATCGCCGATATCGGCACGGCAATCGGCAAGGTGGCCAAGAAGGGCGGCTATACGCTGATCCGCAACCTCGCCAGCCACGGGGTGGGCGACAGCCTCCACGACGAGCCCGGCGAAATTCCGACCTGGCCGGACCGGTCCGAGCGCCGCCGCATCAGCGATGGCCTGGTGTTCACCATCGAGCCGTTTCTGTCGATGGGCGGACAGATGGCCGAACAGATGTATGAAGACGACGAATGGACGCTGACGGCCGAACCTTTGGCACCATGCGTGCAATATGAGCACACTATCGTGGCGACGCCGCGCGGACCGGTGGTGGTGACGCTGGCGGCCTAG
- the queA gene encoding tRNA preQ1(34) S-adenosylmethionine ribosyltransferase-isomerase QueA has product MLVSDFDFELPETLIALHPAEPRDSARLLVVRPEEALEDRHIPDLRTLLRPGDVLVVNDTRVLPAELRGVRIRGENRAGVSFNLHKRVDAHTWRAFARPAKKMGLLDDLELGNGEGELLRARIAGKGDTGEVTLEFELGGAQLDEAIKSHGAMPLPPYIGAKRAVEERDKVDYQTVYAAEDGAVAAPTAGLHFTEKLLQDLADMDVAMERVTLHVGAGTFLPMKVDDTDDHVMHSEWGEIDQATVERINARRAAGGRVIAVGTTSLRLLETASRATGELKPFVGDTDIFITPGFRFRTVDVLMTNFHLPKSTLFMLVSAFCGLETMKRAYAHAIANGYRFYSYGDSSLLHRAAHPEDDA; this is encoded by the coding sequence ATGCTTGTATCCGATTTCGACTTTGAACTTCCCGAGACGCTGATTGCCCTGCATCCGGCAGAGCCGCGCGACAGCGCGCGCCTGCTTGTGGTGCGGCCGGAAGAGGCGCTCGAGGATCGTCATATCCCCGACCTGCGGACCCTGTTGCGCCCCGGCGACGTGCTGGTGGTCAACGATACGCGCGTGCTGCCGGCCGAGCTGCGCGGCGTGCGAATTCGTGGCGAGAACCGGGCCGGGGTGTCGTTCAACCTGCACAAGCGGGTCGATGCCCATACCTGGCGTGCCTTTGCGCGGCCGGCAAAGAAGATGGGCCTGCTCGACGACCTCGAACTGGGCAATGGCGAGGGCGAACTGCTGCGCGCCCGCATTGCGGGGAAGGGCGACACGGGGGAAGTGACGCTGGAATTCGAATTGGGCGGGGCCCAGCTCGACGAGGCGATCAAGTCGCATGGCGCCATGCCGCTGCCGCCCTATATCGGCGCCAAGCGGGCGGTGGAAGAGCGCGACAAGGTCGATTACCAGACCGTTTATGCTGCCGAGGACGGCGCCGTCGCGGCACCGACTGCGGGGCTGCACTTCACCGAAAAACTATTGCAGGACCTTGCCGACATGGACGTGGCCATGGAGCGCGTGACCCTGCATGTGGGGGCGGGCACGTTCCTGCCGATGAAGGTGGACGACACCGACGATCACGTCATGCATTCGGAATGGGGCGAGATCGACCAGGCGACCGTGGAGCGGATCAATGCGCGCCGGGCGGCCGGGGGCAGGGTGATCGCGGTGGGTACGACCAGCCTGCGACTCCTGGAAACGGCCTCCCGTGCTACGGGCGAACTCAAGCCCTTCGTGGGGGACACGGACATCTTCATCACGCCGGGGTTCCGGTTCCGCACCGTGGACGTGCTGATGACCAATTTCCACCTACCCAAATCGACGCTGTTCATGCTGGTCAGCGCGTTTTGCGGGCTGGAGACGATGAAGCGGGCCTATGCCCACGCCATCGCCAACGGGTATCGCTTTTATTCCTACGGCGATTCATCGCTGCTGCATCGGGCCGCTCATCCCGAGGATGATGCGTGA
- the pgi gene encoding glucose-6-phosphate isomerase, which translates to MAKGSKDNGFTALNKHRKRLSETTMREMFAADDARFNRFSAQGADILLDYSKNRIDEDVMTALFELARAAGVEERRTQMCEGEHINITEDRAVMHMALRYQGDKPVSVDGHDVMPDVRGVLKAIEAYTNAVRSGDIRGHGGEQITDVVNIGIGGSDLGPAMVTLALEPYTRADLRAHYVSNVDGAHIHDVLKRLDPKKTLFIVASKTFTTDETMTNANSARKWIAEALGEEAVPNHFAAVSTNLEACAKFGIREDRIFGFWDWVGGRYSVWSAIGLPIALAVGYDNFDRLLAGADAMDRHFLETPLEDNLPVIMALLGVWYRNAWGFSTHAVLPYDQRLSRFAAYLQQQDMESNGKSVTLSGKPVDWPTGPIVWGEPGTNGQHAFYQLIHQGTDVIPCDFLIAARPHESLPPHHDKLVANVLAQSEALMLGKTKDEVVAELKAQGLDKDKIKALAPHKVFPGNRPSNTLFYPQLTPEILGSLIALYEHKVFVQGVIWNVNSYDQWGVELGKQLAKALLPKVQGQESGEGHDSSTQGLLGYYLANKG; encoded by the coding sequence ATGGCCAAGGGCTCCAAGGACAACGGCTTCACCGCGCTCAACAAGCACCGCAAGCGGCTGAGCGAAACCACCATGCGCGAGATGTTCGCGGCTGACGATGCCCGGTTCAACCGGTTCTCCGCCCAAGGCGCCGATATCCTGCTCGATTATTCGAAGAACCGCATCGACGAGGATGTCATGACGGCTCTTTTCGAGCTGGCCCGCGCCGCTGGCGTCGAGGAGCGTCGTACCCAGATGTGCGAGGGCGAGCACATCAATATCACCGAAGATCGTGCGGTGATGCACATGGCGCTGCGATATCAGGGCGACAAGCCAGTCAGCGTGGACGGCCACGACGTGATGCCCGACGTGCGCGGCGTGCTCAAGGCCATCGAAGCCTATACCAATGCCGTGCGCAGCGGCGATATCCGCGGCCATGGTGGCGAGCAGATAACCGATGTGGTCAATATCGGTATTGGTGGCTCGGACCTCGGGCCCGCCATGGTGACGCTGGCGCTCGAGCCCTATACGCGCGCCGACTTGCGGGCGCATTACGTCTCCAATGTGGACGGCGCCCATATCCACGACGTGCTCAAACGCCTCGATCCGAAGAAAACGCTGTTCATCGTCGCTTCCAAGACCTTCACGACCGACGAGACCATGACCAATGCCAATTCGGCGCGGAAATGGATCGCCGAAGCGCTGGGCGAGGAGGCCGTGCCCAACCATTTCGCCGCCGTTTCCACCAATCTTGAGGCTTGCGCGAAGTTCGGCATCCGCGAGGACAGGATCTTCGGGTTCTGGGACTGGGTGGGCGGCCGGTATTCGGTGTGGTCGGCCATCGGCCTGCCCATCGCCCTGGCCGTGGGTTATGACAATTTTGACAGGTTGCTTGCCGGCGCCGATGCGATGGACCGGCATTTCCTGGAAACGCCGCTGGAAGACAATCTGCCGGTGATCATGGCGCTGCTGGGCGTCTGGTATCGCAATGCCTGGGGCTTCTCGACGCATGCGGTTCTGCCTTATGACCAGCGCCTCAGCCGCTTTGCCGCGTATCTCCAGCAGCAGGACATGGAATCAAACGGCAAGTCTGTGACGCTGTCGGGCAAGCCAGTGGACTGGCCGACCGGCCCGATCGTCTGGGGCGAGCCGGGCACCAACGGGCAGCATGCCTTCTATCAGCTGATCCACCAGGGTACGGATGTCATACCCTGCGACTTCCTGATTGCCGCCCGGCCGCATGAAAGCCTGCCGCCGCATCACGACAAGCTGGTCGCCAATGTGTTGGCACAGTCCGAAGCCCTGATGCTGGGCAAGACCAAGGACGAGGTGGTGGCCGAGCTCAAGGCGCAGGGCCTGGACAAGGACAAGATCAAGGCACTGGCCCCGCATAAAGTGTTCCCCGGCAACCGTCCGTCGAACACCCTGTTCTACCCGCAATTGACGCCGGAAATTCTCGGCTCGCTGATCGCGCTCTACGAGCACAAGGTGTTCGTGCAGGGGGTCATCTGGAACGTCAATTCCTATGACCAATGGGGTGTGGAGCTCGGCAAGCAGTTGGCCAAGGCATTGCTGCCCAAGGTGCAGGGGCAGGAGAGCGGGGAGGGCCATGACAGCTCCACTCAGGGGCTCCTCGGCTATTATCTCGCCAACAAGGGCTGA